CCAGAACGTGATACAGTAATCCAGAAGAGGACTcatcaacatcctatacaacctcaatacgcccttccaactcctgtcctcaaaggtctgagcaataaaggcaagcacgctaaatgttttcttcaccaccttgtctacatgtgaagcaaacttcaaaaaaATGCAGCTGGCCaactaggtctctctgttcaacagcactacccaaggcccttcTTGTAATTGTATAAGtcgtacccttgtttgttttataaaTATGCAATGCCTcaataactccatctgccattcctcaaacCATTGACTGATTTAATCAAGATTTGTTTCTAATCTGAGATAGCCTTCacagtccactataccaccaattttgatgacatctgcaaaattactaatctaACCTCCTGCATTCTCATCACATTCACATTGCAGAAACAAACAGGTACATTTTGATAATACAGTCACATAATCCCAAAGGAAAGTCTGACAGGTATATATTGATAACTACATTTTTACATTCACCTAGAACCTAATGAGGCAGATTGATAACTAAAATCACATTGACATAGCAAAAGCTGACAGGTAGAGACTGGTAATGACATTCTCATATTCACACAGCAGAATCTGACAGGGGCAGATAGATAATTGGACTGTCATCTTCGCATCACAGAAACATACAGGGAGAGATAGATAACTAGACAGTCATATTCAAATTACAGAAACTGATGGACAGATCAATAACTACACTTCCATATTCACAGatcagaaactgacaggtacaaatggataggcaaaggtgaggactgcagatgctggagatttgagtcgggagtgtggtgctggaaaagcacagcaggtcaggaagcatccaaggagcaggagaatcaacgttttgtttaaaagcccttcatcagtacagATGGATAACTACACCAATACATTCACATCGAAGAAACTCACAGGAAAAGAATGATAACTAAACTCATGTATTCCTGTTGCTGAAAGCAACAGGTATATTTCAATATGGATCCCCACATGTTCACTTCGCAGAAGATGGTAGGTTGACATTGATAACTACGTTCACATTTTAACAATGCCGAAACTGACAGAGACAATTGATTAAACTATCCCATTTACAGACTAGAAACTGTCATAGTCACACAGTAGAAACCAACAGGTATAGGGTGATAACTTCACTCAAGTATGCACAAACTTACTGGGAGAGGGTGATACTTGTCCTCACATATTCACATAGTAGAAGCTTAGAGCTGCAGATTGATACATAAGCTCTCATTGTACGTATAAAATAGTTGGCTATATTCttattggagttttgaagaacaaTGTATGACCTTTCGAGCAAAAAAAAGATCTGAATGGAGTTGACAGAGTTGATGCTGAGAGTATGTCAATTCTCAAAGAGAATACTGAGTAAGGGACACAGTTTTGAACAGGAAGCCTTCTGTCTAAGAAAGCAATGCagtacattctccccttgttcaGTTCCACAGAGAGCAGTTAGGGTTGAGTTACCAGCTTAATTTATGCTAATGTAGTCATATATCTTTTGATAAACAAGGAAGTCTTGGTTATGGGCACTAAATATCAAAATGAGATGAAGACCATAAATAAAGCCTTTGTGATCTGTTCTCAGGACAGAgtacacacagacagatagaaaTGTCACAGAATTCTCATGCTTCTTATGGTCTTCTGCTTTGAGATATTTAAAGTGATACAAGATTGAAAGAAGTTAATAACTACAGCATATACACTGTATCTGCAGCATCATTCACCATGCACTTTACTGATATGTGTGTGCTCACAGATCGCATACTGATCGATTCAGTTACAAGTTACCCTGATGTTTCAAGGATGGAGTGAAAAAAAGTATTAACTATCCATTTCATCAGAAACTTTGAGATGTTGAGATATTTGCTCTCTGTCATACCAGTGATTGACTGAAACTGAGTAAATACAAGATTAGAAACAATAAACTGGCAGTTACAGAATGAAATACTGAGTCAATTGCAAAGCAATACATTGTTAGGATATAATACAACTATTCATTAGCTATAAACTGGCATAAACAATGTAACATCTGCAGTGACATTGCAGATATTGTCAGTAACAATGTACAAAGTATTATCCTTTATCAAAATGATGCAGTTATAAATACAAACCCAACTGCACTTTGCAGAAGCTAATATTCATAGGGTTTGGAAGTGGAGGGTAGTGAATCCTACCTGAGTCTGCCCAAAGTGGTACTTGGTACTTTCAAAATTGACACCAACAGAGTAAAGCAACAAGGTACACttcagaaggtttgagttacagtcCAGTAACATACTGACATGTTAAGACTGTGAAATAGAGTTTACAAGAATACATCCCAGAAACAGACTGGCACAGATTggaatcgagagtgtgttgctggaaaagcacagcaggtcaggcagcatcctgagcaggagaatcgttgttgaagcataagcccttcatctcaacgttttgggcataaacctctgacccccagcatctgcagagatcaCTTTCTCCTGGGGGCACAGATTGGAGGAATATTTCCAAGTGACTGACAAATAGTGTAACATTTTACCGCTCACATCAGTGTTTGATGGTTACGGAATAAAACCTGTCTTGGAATAACACTGACTATTAGATGGAGGACCAGAGCCTCATTGGACAGATGTTGAGTTAATGCAAAATGTGTAAATTAGGACATGACAGATATAAAGTTAAAGTGACGCATATATATAGCATGCTGACAGTTGCTGGTGAACAGGCATTCGCGTAAGACTGAGAAATGTTATAAATCCCTGCATGAAACTGCAAGACACCTAATTGAAAAGTGCAGCAACGTGGTTCAGTTACACTGCACGTACTTTCAAACCACATAGTTATCGATACGTGTCTGGGCCCACACTTATCAGTCAAGGTCTCAGAAATATATTCATCCCACAGTCAAGACATGACTCAACTCGTGACTCAAGaaaagtattagattagattagattacttacagtgtggaaacatgcccttcggcccaacaagtccacaccgccccgccgaagcgcaacccatccatacccctacatttacccctttcctaacactactTGGAGCTGGTGTACTTGGTCACCGCCTTTGTACCCTCCGACACGGCGTGCTTGGCCAGTTCCCCGGGCAGCAGCAGCCGCACGGCGGTCTGGATCTCCCGGGACATAGAAACTTATCATTTCTCTTCAACTCCGTGCAATTGAGAACGAGATGCATCAACCCCAAGTGTAGAAAACATTCTCAGTCAGGTTCCAGTGGTACGTGTAACTTGACAAAAAAATGTAATCGCAATTTCGAATGGATGAGAGCTTTTTTTTCACATAGTGACAAGTTCTGTGTTAATTCCAGCCTATACAGAGGAACAGAAACAGACATGCGGAGATAGAAACACATCAGCACAACAAGTAAAAGGAAACCGAGCCAATACCACAGTCACTGTCTGTATCACAGACACGAAACAAATCTCCCTCAGTCAGACTGACAGGAACAGAATCACCATCCGCTTTACATTTCGTTGCAGATCCACATTGGATCTCACACTAACCAATCAGAGAGACTCAATGTTTGGGCATGACTGTGTAAGCTACCTAATCAGGAGCCCAGCTTTCCTCCATCTCTCATTAGCATCCCCGACGCCGTCAGTCGATAAAGAGGGAACTCCGAGGTCCCTTTCCCTTATTCTGTGTCTGGAAGTGAGCGGCGCTATGGCTGATGAgaagaaagcacagcaagcctCCAAGAAGGGCGCGAAGAAAATCATAAAGAAGGCGCCAGCGAAGGGAGGCAAGAAGAGGAGGCGGACCAGGAAAGAAAGTTATGCCATCTACATCTACAAAGTGATGAAGCAGGTTCACcccgacaccggcatctcctccAAGGCCATGAGCATCATGAACTCGTTCGTCAACGATATTTTCGAGCGCATCGCGGGGGAGGCTTCCCGCCTGGCCCATTACAACAAGCGCAGCACCATCAGCTCCCGGGAGATCCAGACCGCCGTGCGGCTGCTGCTGCCCGGGGAGCTGGCCAAGCACGCCGTGTCGGAGGGCACAAAGGCGGTGACCAAGTACACCAGCTCCAAGTGAGGGACCGCATTgcactgaaacaaacacacatCCACAACCCAAAGGCTCTTATAAGAGCCACCTACAACTTCCCTGAGACAGCTGAACCATTTCTTTAAGCGTTCTTTAGTTTCCATGTGATTTTTTGATCCGGCGTTTCAACTTCTagtgctttctgtttttgtattagtAAGTACTTTGCAAATCATTCGCGAGTGGGGTGGAGAGTGCAGATCAAGCGCCAGTGAGTCATTTTTCATCTTGCTTGTTCACCCCTGGCAGACAAATGCCCGCGTCTTTCCGTCTCACGATTGATGCATTTTTTCTTCTGATTTACTTTACATTTCCAGTGCACGGGTTTGATCCGATTTTTAGCAATGCAAACTAAATCTTCCTGCTGTCGGTGAGAGACTATCAAACAGAACAGAGAGAACTCCAAAACAGCTTCCTGGCTGAAGCGTGGAGCTTTTGCTGAATCTTAAAATATCGTCTTAAAAAACGTGTACGCCCTCGATGCTGAGCCGGAAGAATGCTGTATGCTGCTTTATCAGCATATCGGGGTGGTACGGAAATGTGTAAAGAAAAGGCAGGTTGCAGACTGCAATGTTTGGcctgttttgtttcagtttctTCTCAAGGTTTAGAAAATACCTGTATCACTCTCAAGATCAGATACAGATCGGCAAATGAGGGAGAGTAAGACCGTGTGAATTATACGTTTGTAAACTAAAAGTAAATTAACATGAGTGTTAATGTTTTTTGAACTTCCACAGTTTTTTGTACTTCATTATTCAGGTTAAAAAATACTCCTTTGTTTGGAAATTGGCGGGCTTTTCAATTTTGAAAGAAAGCGGTTGATGAATTGGCGCCCGTCGTTTCCGCCTTCCTCCCCGTGCCCTCTCCGGATTGGGGAATGAGGCAGATATCTGATTGGGAATTGAAACAACATTAGGTGGGGCTGGACAATGGGACCAATCCGAAATGGCCGCCCCACCATTCCTCCCGAAGGTATAAGAGGCGGTATAAGAGGCCGCAATGTGGGCGGAGTGCAGCATTCTCTGTGAAAGTGTTTGTGAGATTGTGATCATGTCGGGAAGAGGAAAGGGCGGTGGGAAAGGACGCGCCAAGGCAAAGTCTCGGTCGTCCCGGGCTGGCCTGCAGTTCCCGGTGGGCCGTGTTCACAGGCTCCTGAGAAAGGGTAACTATGCTGAGCGTGTGGGTGCCGGAGCGCCGGTCTATCTGGCTGCGGTGCTGGAGTATCTGACGGCTGAAATCCTGGAGCTGGCCGGCAACGCGGCCCGGGACAACAAGAAGACCCGCATCATCCCCAGGCACCTGCAGCTGGCCGTGCGCAACGACGAGGAGCTCAACAAGCTGCTGGGAGGGGTGACCATCGCTCAGGGCGGGGTGCTGCCTAATATCCAGGCCGTGCTGTTGCCCAAGAAAACTTCCGCTGCTGGATCTGCTAAAAAATGAAGAGACCATCCTTGAATCTGACAGCCCAAAGGCTCTTTTCAGAGCCACTCACAGCATTTGTGAAAGGAGCTGAATCGTCTGTCGGATTTAATTACATTCCTTTTAATGTGTAGAGTCCTGGCTGTTGTACTTAACATCGCTACATTTCTATCTCCTTTTTATTGGGTATTGTTACTGCCTGTGGCAGCAGAGGAAGATTATCATAGAATACGATTGTCAGGGTGTCCGGAAATACATTATTTCTCATTATACCGTCACTGCCTGAGTGACCAATGTTCTATGAGTTTAGAATAGTGTCACGGGTGTTCCCGATCGGGTTTAGCTTCACATTTCCTTTAACTGCATCAGTAAGAGCTGAATCCTCTCACTGTCTCTGTAGTATATACCTTTGCAATTTATTCTCTGCTCGGTTCATATCCACTTTTTTTTCGCCGGCCTCGAGAGAGCGTGTTCAACAGCAGTCAGTCAATTTTCAGCtgtaaaaggagggaatgaggtaAAGTGAGATTGTGTGAAGTTTAGTTTCGTAATCGAAAAACCAATCAACGTGTACGTAGTCGTGCATCCTCCTGCTTTTTTATACGTGATGGTGCGCATTGTCAGATTTGAAAATAAGCCGTTGATCTCTTGGCGCaattttttcccttttctctccTGCCTCCACCTCACCACAAGCCATATTAACGCAAAGGGAGTCAATGAGGAGATGGGGTTTTTCCTGAAATATCTAACCCAATCCCAAAATTTGATGTGAACATCACTCATCTAATTACTATATTACCGCAATCTCTGAATGAAGATCTCATTAGTTGCAAATTCACTGCCGCTGCCTTCTGTCTTTAACTGAATTCCAAGAGAAATACTGTACTAATACCCCTATCGCTTCCTCCGCTCTCTGGATGAGCAACCGAACTTGTATCCGCCGTGAATTAATCGAAACACCGCCGATGTAAACATCTTAAAAGCTAAAACAGTGTACACGTATAAAATTACAGAACCACACTTTATCAGTAATTTttatttcatccaaattattactTGCCCAACGTCAATTTGTTATCGCTGCCTGAGCGGGCAGGTTCGAGGAACGCGCCACATAACACATCTGCAGGCTCCCAGTAACAAAACTGAGCTGAGTGTTATGCCTGGGAAATATAAATACTCTAATATGTAACATTAACGTCTGGgttccacaataaataaaaacaaattatcatTTATGCCAAGTACACAATGATATCATTACTGAGATGGACAGGTATTCACGAAAATAAGAGGATCGAAGGTTACGGGAAATTGgagaaatatcagccatgatcgaatagcagAACAAGCTAgacgggcagaatggcctaatgctGCTGCTACATCCTACTATTACAAAGTTACGATGTGATTCTTTCCATGGAATAACCAGATTGCACAAAAGTAGAGTATCGATTGGCCGAATAGCCTCTTATGTGCACTGTAGAAATActtgcaattttaaaatcattcgcCACGGTAAACAGCAACAAAGTGAACCGTCCACTCCGAATGCTCTCTGCCGTACCGCAGAACACGGCATTAGTACATTTTTGGAACTGAAGTAGTTGTAAAAGTCGGGATAAACGTGAAATAACCGGCTACAGCAACATTCCCCTCAGTATGCGCTGCCTTCCCCGTCCTCAGGTCTCCGCTCTCTATCGGAGAGTTTGGGTGGCTCtgaaaagagcctttgggttcGCTGGAAATGGGTCGCTTCATCCTCAGCCGCCGAATCCATAGAGAGTGCGGCCCTGGCGTTTCAGAGCGTACACCACATCCATGGCGGTGACTGTCTTGCGCTTGGCGTGCTCAGTGTAGGTGACCGCATCCCTGATCACATTCTCCAGGAAAACCTTCAGCACTCCGCGGGTCTCCTCGTAGATCAAGCCCGAGATGCGCTTGAACCCGCCACGGCGAGCCAGGCGCCGGATGGCTGGTTTTCTCCCCAAAGCTGACTATTCCTGAGCAGAGGAGCGCATGCGTGAGGCCCTCCCCCAGCGCTGCCATTGAGgagcatttactcagtgagtgctagaggtttgtttgaaacagaccgcaatggagagatcagcgcccagggaagcgagggaacagcaggctccttccagcagcacatcgggatgggagcctgggacacagagggggctccgagaccgggattgattcggggtgagttcagggagaaccgggggccgtttgtaagaggccgagcggagcaggaactggtcccagaacttggagtgagcgggctggggggaagagagaggagaaagtgaggtctgcagatgctggagatcaaagttgaaactttattgctggaacagcacagcaggtgaggcagcatccagggaacaggagattcgacgtttcgggcacaggcccttcttcaggaataagcagagagtgttcagcaggagaagataaaaggtagggaggagggacatggaggaggggcgttggaaatgtgataggtggaaagaggtaaaggtgaaggtgataggtcggagtagggtggaggcggagagggcaagaagaagactgcagggcaggaaggcggtgccgggctggaaggatccggcggagacaaggtggggggaggggggaggaagaaactggtgaagcccaagttcatcccctgtggttggagggtccccagtcggaagataagacgctcctcctccgaccatcgggttgttgtggtttggcggtggatgagtccaatgacctgcatatcctcggtggagtgggagggggagttgaaatgctgtgctacagggtgattgggttggtccgtccgggtggcccagaggtgctccctgaatcgctccgcaagtaggcggcctgtctccccaatatagaggaggccacaccggctgcagcggatgcagtagatgatgtgggtggaggtgcaggtgaatctgtggcggatatggaagtttcccttggggccttggagagaagtgagaggggaggtgtgggcgcaagtgttgcacctcctgcggttgcaagggaaggtgccgggagtggaggttgggtcgggggggggtgtggatctgacaagggagtcgcggagggagtgatacagcgcatcatccgccgtcacttccgccacatccaaacagaccccagcaccaaggatatatttccctaccctcccctatcagctttccgtagagaccactccc
The sequence above is a segment of the Chiloscyllium plagiosum isolate BGI_BamShark_2017 unplaced genomic scaffold, ASM401019v2 scaf_1651, whole genome shotgun sequence genome. Coding sequences within it:
- the LOC122547098 gene encoding histone H2A-like, producing the protein MWAECSILCESVCEIVIMSGRGKGGGKGRAKAKSRSSRAGLQFPVGRVHRLLRKGNYAERVGAGAPVYLAAVLEYLTAEILELAGNAARDNKKTRIIPRHLQLAVRNDEELNKLLGGVTIAQGGVLPNIQAVLLPKKTSAAGSAKK
- the LOC122547099 gene encoding late histone H2B.L4-like; translated protein: MADEKKAQQASKKGAKKIIKKAPAKGGKKRRRTRKESYAIYIYKVMKQVHPDTGISSKAMSIMNSFVNDIFERIAGEASRLAHYNKRSTISSREIQTAVRLLLPGELAKHAVSEGTKAVTKYTSSK